The proteins below are encoded in one region of Triticum aestivum cultivar Chinese Spring chromosome 1B, IWGSC CS RefSeq v2.1, whole genome shotgun sequence:
- the LOC123138774 gene encoding actin-related protein 6 translates to MTAGSRVVVIDNGGGLLKAGFGGDKDPIAVVPNCIAKSPGSNANSKKWLAADQLQAQDVDVTGMTLRRPIDRGYLINTEVQREVWERVLRSLLQVDPTNSSLLLVEPQFNPPGLQHATDELVFEEFGFNSLCVADAPSLVHLYEASRQPSLFHTQCSLVMDCGFSFTHASPVLQNFTLNYAVRRMDLGGKALTNYLKELVSYRSLNVMDETLLIDDAKEKLCFVSLDVPRDLRLASLSFKDNPFRCSYILPDGITYKKGFVKDLDEARRYCSLPVEGELDKKDGDSGIDKDRKKPELSQNEFALTNERFLVPEMLFHPIDLGMNQAGLAECIVRAAQACHPYIQPVLYQSIILTGGSTLFPRFAERLQRELRPLVPEEYQVKIISQENPILGVWRGGSVLASSPDFESMCVTKSEYEEMGSARCRRRFFH, encoded by the exons ATGACGGCTGGATCACGTGTGGTGGTGATAGACAATGGGGGTGGTCTTCTGAAGGCTGGTTTTGGCGGGGACAAGGATCCAATTGCTGTCGTACCGAACTGCATAGCAAAGTCTCCTGGTTCCAATGCAAATTCGAAGAAATGGCTAGCGGCTGACCAGCTGCAGGCACAAGATGTTGATGTGACTGGTATGACGTTGAGGCGTCCTATTGACCGTGGCTACCTTATCAATACAGAGGTGCAGCGGGAGGTGTGGGAACGGGTCCTGCGCAGCCTGCTCCAGGTGGATCCGACAAACTCATCCTTGTTACTGGTGGAGCCACAGTTCAACCCTCCAGGACTGCAGCATGCTACCGATGAACTTGTGTTCGAGGAGTTTGGCTTCAACTCTCTTTGTGTTGCAGACGCTCCTTCCCTTGTCCACCTTTACGAGGCCAGCCGCCAGCCGTCGCTCTTTCATACTCAATGCAGTCTTGTTATGGACTGCGGCTTCTCCTTCACCCACGCGTCCCCTGTCCTTCAGAACTTTACGCTGAATTATGCTGTACGGCGTATGGACCTTGGTGGCAAGGCCCTCACAAACTATCTCAAGGAGCTTGTTTCGTACCGGTCCCTTAATGTCATGGATGAGACCCTCCTCATTGATGACGCAAAGGAAAAGCTATGCTTTGTATCCCTTGATGTCCCTCGTGATCTTCGCCTTGCCAG TTTATCATTCAAAGACAACCCATTTAGATGTTCTTACATTCTCCCTGATGGCATAACATACAAGAAAGGGTTTGTCAAAGACTTGGATGAAGCACGTCGATACTGTTCTCTGCCCGTTGAAGGAGAATTAGATAAAAAGGATGGTGACAGTGGCATAGACAAGGATCGAAAAAAACCTGAACTAAGTCAAAAT GAATTTGCCTTGACCAATGAGAGGTTCCTTGTCCCAGAGATGCTTTTTCATCCAATTGATCTGG GCATGAATCAGGCGGGCCTTGCTGAGTGTATTGTTCGGGCTGCACAAGCCTGTCATCCGTATATTCAACCTGTGCTTTATCAGAG CATCATCTTGACAGGCGGAAGCACGTTGTTCCCTCGGTTCGCTGAAAGATT GCAGAGAGAACTTCGACCTCTTGTGCCCGAGGAGTACCAGGTGAAGATAATTTCTCAAGAGAA CCCAATTCTTGGTGTCTGGAGAGGAGGATCTGTCCTGGCGTCCAGCCCCGATTTCGAGTCGATGTGCGTAACAAAATCGGAGTACGAGGAGATGGGGTCGGCACGGTGCCGCCGAAGATTTTTCCATTGA
- the LOC123138785 gene encoding uncharacterized protein translates to MKSPPPPPPTPAAFGELQRRTARPRAPPSSAPPSPPSRFSAPGLYCPLATTPPWLGFRAVLRRPVSGGPRCRWSTPWDFPIHHARCRQGQEGTLASSTSSPRMMPLLHQDRLFGSSSRLKFPTAPWLYTVDFAGNPSAHTLLSAETLSDLSYLAHLHASSFRQRRGCTPPTSPEICLHILYYPPKLRLT, encoded by the exons atgaagtcgccgccgccgccgccgcccacgccggccGCTTTCGGCGAGCTCCAGCGCCGCACAGCACGCCCCCGAGCCCCCCCAAGCtccgcgcctccctcccctccgtcCAGATTCTCCGCTCCCGGCCTCTACTGCCCGCTCGCAACCACACccccgtggctagggtttcgggcagtGCTTCGCCGGCCCGTCTCCGGCGGCCCCAG ATGCAGATGGAGCACGCCATGGGATTTCCCCATCCACCACGCTCGCTGCCGTCAAGGGCAGGAAGGAACCCTAGCCAGCAGCACCTCCTCACCTCGGATGATGCCTCTGCTGCACCAAGATAGG TTATTTGGTTCATCGTCGCGCCTCAAGTTTCCAACAGCGCCGTGGCTGTACACCGTCGACTTCGCCGGAAATCCTTCTGCACATACTCTACTGTCCGCCGAAACTTTGTCTGACCTGAG TTATTTGGCTCATCTTCACGCCTCAAGTTTCCGACAGCGCCGTGGCTGTACACCGCCGACTTCGCCGGAAATCTGTCTGCACATACTCTACTATCCGCCGAAACTTCGTCTGACCTGA
- the LOC123095547 gene encoding heat shock 70 kDa protein-like gives MKLLPFKVVDKNGKPHLEVEVKAGDVRTLSPEEVSAMVLTRMKETAEAYLGEKVRDAVITIPAYFNDAQRQATKDAGAIAGLNVVRLINEPTAAAIAYGLDKVADGKERNVLVFDLGGGTFDVSVLALDGGVFEVLATNGDTHLGGEDFDQRVMDHFIRLVKRKHGVDISGDARALGKLRRECERATWFWSRLSMSKYPS, from the coding sequence ATGAAGCTGCTGCCGTTCAAGGTGGTGGACAAGAACGGCAAGCCGCACCTCGAGGTTGAGGTGAAGGCCGGCGACGTGCGGACGCTCAGCCCGGAGGAGGTGAGCGCGATGGTGCTCACGAGGATGAAGGAGACAGCCGAGGCGTATCTAGGCGAGAAGGTCCGGGACGCCGTGATCACCATCCCGGCCTACTTCAACGACGCGCAGCGCCAGGCCACCAAGGACGCCGGCGCCATCGCCGGCCTCAACGTCGTTCGCCTCATCAACGAGCCCACTGCCGCCGCCATCGCCTACGGCCTCGACAAGGTGGCCGACGGGAAGGAGCGGAACGTGCTGGTGTTTGACCTCGGCGGCGGTACCTTCGACGTGAGCGTGCTCGCGCTCGACGGTGGCGTCTTCGAGGTCCTCGCCACCAACGGCGACACCCATCTCGGCGGCGAGGACTTCGACCAGCGCGTCATGGACCACTTCATCCGGCTCGTCAAGCGGAAGCACGGCGTCGACATCTCCGGCGACGCGCGCGCGCTCGGCAAGCTCCGCCGCGAGTGCGAGCGCGCCACGTGGTTCTGGTCGAGGCTGTCGATGTCGAAGTACCCCTCTTAA